From Pseudanabaena sp. PCC 6802, one genomic window encodes:
- a CDS encoding FAD-dependent oxidoreductase — translation MPAELEKRKVVVVGAGWAGLGATYQLAQQGYDVTLLEAGAYPGGLVAGWKTAGGRSVEAGVHGFWYPYRNIFDLVKQLGISPFTPWTKSSQYSPAGLEVESPIFQDLPRLPTPLGTFFYPQFKRLPLSDRLSALPLLYAVVDFDNSDDAWRRYDGVTARELFRQFGVSARLYRESFEPMLLVGLFAPGEQCSAAAALGMLYYFILAHQNDFDVVWCRGTVGEQIFRPWVEKIAQAGGKVLAQKRVSDIRVDGEGKATGVVCGDEVFDADAVVFAVGITGMQKIISSSPHLQSRREFRNVMNLGAVDVLATRLWCDRKIDIPMASNACFGFDATTGWTFFDLNALHDEYRDEPGSVVEVDFYHANQFLPLDNDEIVKIAHGYLTTCVSEFRDTKIIDSSVIRLSRAVTHFAPGSYQYLLSRDTSFPNVFMSGDWIVNRHGSWSQEKAFVTGLEAANEVVAYFGHGNRARILPIEPDEPHIQAARFLNQTARNLGKALLPNFWL, via the coding sequence ATGCCAGCAGAATTGGAAAAGCGTAAAGTCGTAGTTGTAGGAGCAGGGTGGGCTGGTTTGGGTGCCACTTATCAATTAGCCCAACAGGGCTACGACGTAACTTTGCTAGAGGCGGGAGCCTATCCTGGCGGTCTGGTGGCAGGTTGGAAAACCGCAGGCGGTAGATCCGTAGAAGCAGGAGTGCATGGTTTCTGGTATCCCTATCGAAATATTTTCGACCTGGTGAAACAGTTGGGCATCAGTCCCTTTACGCCCTGGACAAAATCATCGCAGTACTCGCCCGCAGGCTTAGAGGTAGAATCTCCCATCTTCCAAGATCTGCCGCGCTTACCCACGCCACTGGGCACGTTCTTTTATCCACAATTCAAGCGTCTGCCGCTGAGCGATCGCTTGTCTGCCCTCCCTTTACTCTACGCCGTGGTGGATTTCGATAACTCCGACGATGCTTGGCGGCGCTACGATGGCGTTACTGCCCGCGAGCTATTTCGCCAATTTGGCGTGTCGGCGCGGTTATATCGCGAGTCATTTGAGCCAATGCTATTGGTGGGTTTGTTTGCACCTGGAGAGCAATGCTCGGCGGCAGCAGCTTTGGGAATGCTCTACTACTTCATCCTGGCACATCAGAATGACTTTGATGTAGTGTGGTGTCGGGGTACAGTGGGAGAGCAAATCTTTAGACCCTGGGTAGAGAAGATTGCACAAGCAGGTGGCAAGGTACTGGCGCAAAAACGAGTTAGCGATATCAGAGTGGATGGCGAGGGTAAAGCTACAGGCGTTGTCTGCGGCGATGAAGTATTTGATGCCGATGCTGTAGTGTTTGCGGTGGGGATTACAGGCATGCAAAAGATAATCTCTAGCAGTCCGCATCTGCAATCTCGTCGAGAATTTCGCAATGTAATGAATCTAGGTGCGGTGGATGTATTGGCAACGCGATTGTGGTGCGATCGCAAGATCGATATCCCAATGGCATCGAATGCATGTTTTGGCTTTGACGCTACTACGGGTTGGACTTTCTTCGACCTCAATGCTTTGCACGATGAATATCGCGACGAGCCAGGTAGCGTTGTCGAAGTGGATTTTTACCATGCTAATCAATTTTTGCCGTTAGATAACGATGAGATTGTCAAGATCGCGCACGGTTATTTAACCACTTGCGTAAGCGAGTTTCGAGATACGAAGATTATAGATAGTAGTGTAATTCGCTTATCCCGCGCTGTTACACATTTCGCGCCTGGAAGCTATCAATATCTATTGTCCCGAGACACCAGTTTCCCAAACGTTTTTATGAGCGGTGATTGGATTGTTAATCGACACGGTTCCTGGTCGCAGGAGAAAGCTTTTGTCACGGGTTTGGAGGCAGCAAACGAGGTGGTTGCCTATTTCGGTCATGGCAACAGAGCGAGAATCTTACCCATTGAACCTGACGAACCGCATATTCAAGCCGCGCGGTTCTTAAATCAAACCGCACGCAATCTGGGTAAAGCCTTACTGCCGAATTTCTGGCTCTAA
- a CDS encoding pentapeptide repeat-containing protein codes for MEAKYLLQLYEMGDRNFPSIDLSGAELSKANLIGVNFRGINLTGANLTRSFLMRSDLSEAFLNWANMSFVKLSDANLSYSDLTKANLRGAFLVKSNLAKARLSGATLANVNLRSAVLTGANLSGADLTEVNLRGADLRGANLSWANLSMARMSGALLDGAFLNGVNLSGAFLNGVDLSRANLSGVNLSAAKLSGSNLDGANLQGCNLTAAKLRSVSLVGADLTGANLHQASLGKADLSWAIMVRANLRGAELCDANLNGANIEEADFTDTMQTEELFRQHISGRAIGSGHLWIQQNTTDLNYNYGYQYSHRQIC; via the coding sequence ATGGAAGCAAAGTATTTGCTACAACTCTATGAAATGGGAGACAGAAATTTCCCATCTATTGACTTGAGTGGGGCTGAATTGAGCAAAGCCAATTTGATTGGCGTCAACTTTCGAGGCATAAATTTAACTGGAGCAAATCTGACGCGATCGTTCCTCATGCGATCGGATCTCAGCGAAGCATTTCTGAACTGGGCAAACATGAGCTTCGTGAAGCTCAGCGATGCAAATCTCAGCTATAGCGATCTGACCAAGGCTAATCTCAGAGGGGCATTTCTGGTCAAATCGAATCTCGCCAAAGCGCGGCTTAGCGGTGCTACTTTAGCAAATGTAAATTTACGCAGTGCTGTATTAACTGGTGCTAATCTCAGTGGGGCAGATCTTACCGAGGTAAATCTCAGGGGTGCCGATCTGAGAGGTGCCAACCTCAGTTGGGCAAATCTGAGTATGGCTAGAATGAGTGGAGCTTTATTGGATGGTGCGTTTTTGAATGGGGTTAATCTCAGCGGCGCGTTTTTAAATGGAGTCGATCTCTCCCGTGCAAATTTGAGTGGGGTGAATCTGAGTGCAGCTAAGCTGAGCGGTTCAAACTTAGACGGAGCCAACTTGCAAGGCTGCAATCTCACAGCCGCGAAACTGCGTAGCGTCAGCTTAGTCGGTGCCGACCTGACCGGTGCCAATTTGCATCAAGCATCCTTGGGCAAGGCCGATCTGAGTTGGGCAATTATGGTCAGAGCTAACCTCAGGGGCGCAGAGCTATGCGATGCTAACCTCAACGGTGCCAACATCGAAGAAGCAGACTTCACTGATACCATGCAAACCGAAGAATTATTTAGACAGCATATTAGTGGCAGAGCCATTGGCAGCGGACATCTTTGGATACAACAAAACACGACCGATTTGAATTACAACTATGGCTACCAATATAGCCATAGACAAATCTGTTAG
- a CDS encoding DUF1818 family protein, whose protein sequence is MSKQLYSGRGWRIGWLPSAYPFQGLVGGDNWAFELTHRELREFCQIGIQLIESMQAMQIELSETESLTCTAETETIWLEASGYPDDFKLSFQIRTGRRGEGMWEYDALMEMTSAITAIALEMPQD, encoded by the coding sequence GTGAGCAAACAACTGTATAGCGGTCGGGGCTGGCGGATAGGTTGGCTGCCAAGTGCTTATCCGTTCCAAGGCTTGGTGGGAGGTGACAACTGGGCATTTGAGCTAACGCACCGGGAGTTAAGGGAATTTTGTCAGATCGGCATCCAACTGATCGAGTCAATGCAGGCAATGCAGATTGAGTTATCAGAAACAGAAAGTCTAACCTGTACGGCAGAAACGGAAACCATTTGGCTGGAGGCATCTGGTTATCCCGATGATTTTAAGCTGAGCTTCCAGATTCGCACCGGACGCAGAGGCGAAGGCATGTGGGAATATGATGCTTTGATGGAAATGACGAGTGCAATTACCGCGATCGCCCTGGAGATGCCTCAAGATTAG
- a CDS encoding NAD(P)H-quinone oxidoreductase subunit 5 has product MEFAYQYAWLIPVLPLLAAFAIGLGLISFNKATNQLKKACAILSVSATGAGMVLAFSLLWSQIQGHAPYLWSFDWAQAGSFHLSMGFVIDRLTALMLVIVTTVAFLVQVYTDGYMAHDPGYVRFYAYLSLFSSSMLGLVVSPNLVQIYVFWELVGMCSYLLVGFWFDRKAAADACQKAFVTNRVGDFGLLLGLLGLYWVTRTFDFGEMGTRLTAAVESGSISVFLASLFAILVFMGPAAKSAQFPLHVWLPDAMEGPTPISALIHAATMVAAGVFLIARMFPVFEELPAVMNTIAWTGTFTAFLGASIAITQNDIKKGLAYSTISQLGYMVMGMGVGAYGAGLFHLMTHAYFKAMLFLCSGSVIHGMEGVVGHDPFVAQDMRVMGGLRKYMPITAVTFLIGTLAISGIPPFAGFWSKDEILASTFAANPAMWAVGWLTAGITAFYMFRMYFNTFEGEFKGTQKELVARVKLENSGEESSESHDSHDHHHADKPHESPLSMTFPLMALAVPSVLVGLVGTPLGNYFEAFIHAPGEKIEGVPVEGFTPEFLAMAGSSVGIAAIGISLAILMYLQKTISAEAIAKSIQPLYKFSKNKWYFDEIYDFAFVQGSRRLARQVLEVDAKIVDGLVNLAGFVTVVTGEALKYFENGRAQFYALVIFLGVLGLVIASSV; this is encoded by the coding sequence ATGGAATTTGCATATCAATACGCTTGGCTGATTCCCGTGTTGCCATTATTAGCGGCATTCGCGATCGGATTGGGGCTGATTTCTTTCAATAAGGCCACCAATCAACTGAAGAAAGCCTGTGCGATCTTAAGCGTGTCTGCCACCGGGGCAGGCATGGTACTGGCCTTTAGCCTCCTGTGGAGCCAAATCCAGGGACACGCCCCCTATCTATGGTCGTTTGACTGGGCACAGGCTGGTAGTTTTCACCTCAGTATGGGGTTCGTAATCGATCGCCTGACAGCTTTAATGCTGGTTATCGTTACTACTGTTGCATTCCTAGTCCAGGTTTATACCGATGGTTACATGGCGCACGATCCTGGCTATGTCAGGTTCTATGCCTATCTGAGCCTATTTAGCTCCTCCATGTTGGGTTTAGTAGTTAGTCCTAACCTGGTACAAATCTACGTATTTTGGGAGCTAGTGGGTATGTGTTCTTACCTGCTAGTCGGTTTTTGGTTCGATCGTAAGGCGGCAGCCGATGCCTGCCAAAAAGCATTTGTCACCAACCGCGTGGGAGACTTTGGACTTTTGCTCGGCTTGCTAGGTTTGTACTGGGTAACGCGCACCTTCGATTTTGGCGAAATGGGCACTAGATTAACCGCAGCAGTCGAATCCGGTTCCATCAGCGTTTTTCTAGCCTCGTTATTTGCCATTCTGGTGTTTATGGGGCCAGCGGCTAAGTCAGCACAATTTCCCCTACATGTCTGGTTACCTGACGCAATGGAAGGCCCTACACCGATCTCAGCCCTGATCCATGCCGCCACTATGGTTGCTGCTGGTGTATTTCTGATTGCGCGCATGTTCCCCGTGTTTGAGGAACTGCCTGCGGTAATGAATACGATCGCCTGGACGGGAACGTTCACTGCCTTCTTAGGCGCTAGTATCGCCATAACCCAAAATGACATTAAAAAAGGTCTGGCCTATTCCACAATTTCGCAGCTAGGTTACATGGTTATGGGGATGGGCGTGGGAGCCTACGGAGCGGGCTTATTTCACCTGATGACCCACGCCTACTTCAAGGCGATGCTATTCCTTTGTTCCGGCTCCGTAATTCATGGCATGGAAGGCGTGGTGGGGCACGACCCCTTCGTGGCGCAAGATATGCGCGTGATGGGCGGTTTGCGCAAGTATATGCCGATTACGGCGGTCACGTTCTTGATCGGGACGTTGGCAATCTCGGGTATTCCCCCATTTGCAGGCTTCTGGTCTAAGGATGAAATTCTCGCCTCGACTTTTGCTGCTAATCCTGCCATGTGGGCCGTGGGCTGGCTGACGGCTGGTATTACTGCCTTTTACATGTTCCGCATGTATTTCAACACTTTTGAAGGCGAATTCAAAGGTACTCAAAAGGAACTGGTTGCCAGAGTAAAACTAGAAAATTCCGGTGAGGAATCCTCGGAATCCCATGACTCTCACGACCATCACCATGCTGATAAGCCCCACGAGTCGCCCTTAAGCATGACCTTCCCGTTGATGGCACTGGCAGTTCCATCCGTATTAGTTGGACTAGTCGGTACGCCTTTAGGTAATTACTTTGAGGCTTTTATTCATGCCCCAGGCGAGAAGATAGAGGGGGTACCCGTGGAAGGCTTTACGCCTGAGTTCCTGGCAATGGCGGGCAGTTCGGTGGGGATTGCCGCGATCGGGATTAGTTTGGCAATTTTAATGTACTTGCAGAAAACCATATCTGCTGAGGCGATCGCCAAATCAATCCAGCCCTTGTACAAATTCTCTAAAAACAAGTGGTACTTTGACGAAATCTACGATTTTGCTTTCGTGCAGGGTTCGCGTCGTCTAGCGCGTCAAGTACTGGAAGTGGATGCCAAAATTGTGGATGGTCTGGTTAACCTGGCTGGATTTGTTACTGTGGTCACGGGTGAAGCGCTGAAGTACTTTGAAAACGGACGCGCCCAGTTCTACGCCCTGGTTATTTTCCTTGGTGTATTAGGGTTAGTAATTGCGTCTAGCGTATAG
- a CDS encoding M16 family metallopeptidase yields the protein MTTTLLPSDRQAFVAPTIYKLANGVRVIAEQVPVDAVTLDIWINVGSANESDDINGMAHFLEHMIFKGSDRQSVGEFERVVESRGGNTNAATSQDYTHYYITVAPQDFAELAPLQIDLVLNARIPDPEFQRERLVVLEEIRRSEDNPDRRLYRHTAEMAYQQLPYRRPVLGPSDAIANLTSDQMRDFHRQWYSPENITVVVVGNLTVAQMISVVSQAFEQLPCNSRTERQTLQREAPFQEIERQEVIDRSLQRSRLVMTWRVPGLYDLNETYPLNVLASILSGGRTSRLVKDLREDRGLVDRIAASNSTQAWQGTFQISAKLESKRIPVVEMAIREHLQRLYDEPVSSEELDKIRTQVSNRFIFANESPRDRTGIYGYYDRVVGNLEAALKYPEQVNSVTAQDIQSAVRRYINPDAYGILSMMPSP from the coding sequence ATGACAACTACCCTCTTACCAAGCGATCGCCAGGCTTTTGTGGCTCCAACTATCTACAAGTTGGCGAATGGCGTAAGAGTAATTGCCGAGCAGGTTCCCGTAGATGCAGTGACCCTCGATATCTGGATTAACGTTGGCTCGGCTAACGAGAGCGACGATATTAATGGCATGGCGCATTTTCTGGAGCACATGATTTTTAAGGGGAGCGATCGCCAGTCAGTAGGAGAGTTCGAGCGGGTAGTGGAATCGCGCGGGGGGAATACCAATGCCGCTACCAGTCAGGATTATACGCATTACTACATCACGGTAGCACCACAGGACTTTGCCGAACTCGCCCCTTTGCAGATCGACCTGGTGTTGAATGCCAGGATTCCCGATCCGGAATTCCAAAGGGAGCGCCTGGTGGTGCTGGAGGAAATTCGCCGCAGCGAAGACAATCCAGATCGACGTTTATATCGCCATACAGCCGAGATGGCATACCAGCAATTACCCTACCGCCGTCCAGTTCTGGGGCCATCTGATGCGATCGCTAACTTGACATCAGACCAGATGCGTGATTTTCATCGACAGTGGTACAGTCCCGAAAATATTACCGTAGTAGTGGTGGGCAACCTAACTGTGGCACAGATGATAAGTGTAGTCTCCCAAGCCTTCGAGCAGTTGCCGTGCAATTCGCGCACAGAGCGACAAACTTTGCAACGGGAAGCACCGTTTCAGGAGATCGAGCGGCAGGAGGTTATCGATCGCAGTTTGCAGCGATCGCGATTGGTCATGACCTGGCGCGTACCTGGCTTGTACGATCTGAATGAAACCTATCCGCTTAACGTGTTAGCCAGTATTTTGAGCGGTGGGCGTACTTCTCGCCTGGTCAAGGATCTGCGCGAAGATAGGGGCTTAGTAGATCGCATCGCTGCCAGCAACTCCACTCAAGCATGGCAGGGCACATTTCAGATTTCCGCCAAACTAGAATCCAAGCGCATTCCGGTAGTGGAAATGGCAATCCGAGAACACCTACAACGCTTGTACGACGAGCCTGTTAGCAGCGAAGAACTCGATAAAATTCGCACGCAAGTATCCAATCGTTTTATATTTGCGAATGAATCACCCCGCGATCGCACGGGTATTTACGGCTACTACGATCGCGTAGTTGGCAATCTAGAAGCGGCATTGAAATATCCAGAGCAAGTTAACTCGGTAACGGCACAAGATATCCAATCTGCGGTACGTCGGTATATTAATCCCGATGCCTACGGCATATTGAGTATGATGCCTTCGCCGTAA
- a CDS encoding aldo/keto reductase, protein MQTIKLGSSGLSIPPLGIGTWAWGDKLFWNYGKDYGEAQVKDAFKAALDAGINFFDTAEVYGLGESERLLGQFARGNKQPICIATKYMPVPWRINAKAVKDAVTASLERLQVKKIDLYQVHQPISFMMNQKTLMNALADEVKQGRIVAVGVSNYSAEQMREAHKLLRDRGIPLAVNQVKYSLLDRQIETNGILDAARSLGVKILAYGPLAQGLLTGKYTSTQTPTGARQLDARFGNDNLFKVEPLLKLLRQTAEQHNGTLAQVALNWLIAKGVVPIPGAKNAEQVRQNAGALNWQLLPEEVSILDRASLEWRK, encoded by the coding sequence TTGCAAACTATCAAACTTGGATCTAGCGGCTTGTCAATTCCGCCCTTGGGAATCGGAACTTGGGCTTGGGGCGACAAGTTATTTTGGAACTACGGTAAAGACTATGGTGAAGCCCAGGTCAAAGATGCCTTTAAAGCTGCCCTCGATGCTGGTATTAACTTCTTTGACACAGCCGAAGTTTACGGCTTAGGCGAATCGGAGCGTCTACTGGGGCAATTCGCACGCGGTAATAAACAACCGATTTGCATCGCCACGAAGTATATGCCCGTTCCCTGGCGCATTAATGCTAAAGCTGTCAAGGATGCGGTGACGGCCAGTCTGGAACGCTTGCAGGTGAAGAAGATCGATCTGTATCAGGTGCATCAACCCATAAGTTTCATGATGAATCAGAAAACCCTCATGAATGCACTTGCTGACGAGGTCAAACAGGGTCGGATCGTTGCAGTTGGCGTGAGTAATTACTCCGCCGAACAGATGAGGGAAGCCCATAAACTTTTGCGCGATCGCGGTATCCCCCTCGCCGTCAATCAGGTAAAGTACTCCTTGCTAGATCGGCAAATTGAAACAAATGGCATTCTAGATGCGGCGCGATCGCTCGGTGTTAAGATCCTCGCCTACGGCCCCCTAGCACAGGGATTGCTAACGGGTAAATATACATCAACTCAAACGCCCACCGGCGCAAGGCAACTCGATGCTCGCTTCGGCAACGATAACCTGTTCAAAGTCGAACCGTTGCTAAAACTATTGCGCCAAACTGCCGAGCAACATAACGGCACGCTTGCCCAAGTGGCGCTAAACTGGCTGATTGCCAAGGGGGTCGTACCAATTCCCGGTGCTAAAAACGCAGAACAGGTCCGCCAAAATGCGGGTGCATTAAACTGGCAACTCTTGCCTGAAGAAGTTTCCATACTAGATCGCGCTAGCCTCGAATGGCGGAAGTAA
- a CDS encoding sulfite exporter TauE/SafE family protein has product MRNIQSFAWGALVGVLGGLIGLGGAEFRLPVLVSIFNYRTLQAIIINLIVSLVTVTFSFVVVLIGHNLIFSLGSFQLPSLLRISFGLVAGIIIGIFSSMLGVAGGELIIPTIILLFAVDIKLAGSLSLAIGIPTIVMGLFKYRSQQRLKEVKSEQGFIGSMASGSILGAFIGSSLLRYVSSSLLYLILGTILLLSALKLAKHKPSENRYNGS; this is encoded by the coding sequence ATGCGAAATATTCAGTCTTTTGCGTGGGGAGCTTTGGTTGGGGTTCTGGGTGGACTAATTGGTTTGGGCGGGGCAGAGTTTCGCCTACCTGTTCTAGTGAGTATTTTCAACTATCGAACCCTGCAAGCCATTATTATCAATCTCATTGTCAGCTTGGTCACAGTAACATTTTCATTCGTTGTTGTATTGATAGGGCACAATCTCATTTTCAGTCTTGGAAGTTTCCAACTGCCGAGCCTCCTAAGAATCAGCTTTGGCCTTGTAGCAGGAATCATCATTGGGATCTTCAGCAGTATGTTAGGTGTGGCAGGTGGTGAGTTAATTATCCCAACAATCATTTTGTTGTTTGCAGTGGATATCAAATTAGCAGGGAGTTTAAGCCTTGCGATCGGCATTCCAACAATTGTGATGGGCCTATTCAAATACAGAAGCCAGCAAAGACTTAAGGAAGTTAAATCAGAGCAAGGGTTTATCGGTTCAATGGCATCTGGCTCAATTCTGGGCGCGTTTATTGGTAGTAGTCTTTTGAGATATGTATCAAGTTCCCTGTTGTACTTGATTTTGGGTACAATTCTGTTGTTGTCGGCGCTGAAGTTGGCAAAGCATAAGCCATCTGAAAACCGCTATAATGGCTCTTAA
- a CDS encoding WD40 repeat domain-containing protein, which produces MYWLAINCEPVSVAQLQSDLVPEPLTAILIEALESLKRRSLIETTKTDVGFNAFTLQPVVMEYLIDDLIQHLSKEIIAISPRYLLSHALLKAQVEDNIRESQTRLILQPLAAQLIGYFGSAIAVAQQLQLLLVQLQALPAKQHGYGGGNLLNLFRHLKVDLTGYNFSSILIRQALLHDITLRQTNFRQAVFHQCLFANTFGGITCVAFSPDGQYFATSDTNGDVTIWSAVNLHPIARCQGHNSWAWSVAFHPTQAIIASSSQDHTIRLWDSSNGHCLKILQGHTSITTDTIFSPDGRYLASSSTDSTIRLWEVKSGECVQIFKGHGACVWSVVFTPDGDRLWSSGEDNCIRKWDIQTGECLQVLEGHTQWIMAIALSVDGKLIASASMDGTVKLWCASTGNCLHTMHGHAAPVVSVAFSPDGRSLASASYDLSVRLWDARNGTCTQVLKKHANRVWSVKFHPSGTMLASGGDDNTTRFWKPQTGDCTTTLQGHSNTIYTIALHPKHQILASGHEDQTVRLWQLPHNLSETTPEAIEPFQTLRGHQNRVLSIAFSPDGKTLASGSIDRTIKLWNPESERCRLTLQGHTSWIWGLAFHPSGNTLASVSYDRTLKLWDTTAGHCIQTLEGHLGSALSVAFSPDGQWLASGGYEQILKLWSAESGECLRTWHAHANRIWSVAFSPDSQWLASAGDDRQVMIWDVQTGECLQVLSGHQQQVLTVRFSPNGRQLVSGSADRTIKHWDLAAGTCLQTLSGHQNWVWSVLFASSDLLLSASQDESIQCWNLQTGQALQRLEVPRPYTDMDITGATGLTDAQRQTLTVLGACDRESVQIFV; this is translated from the coding sequence TTGTACTGGCTGGCGATTAACTGCGAACCCGTATCTGTTGCCCAGCTACAGAGCGATCTAGTACCAGAACCGCTGACCGCGATTCTGATCGAAGCATTGGAATCTTTGAAACGGCGATCGCTAATTGAGACAACTAAGACCGATGTGGGATTCAATGCCTTTACACTCCAACCCGTGGTGATGGAATATCTCATTGATGACTTGATTCAGCATCTTAGTAAGGAAATTATCGCCATATCCCCCCGCTATTTGCTCAGCCATGCTTTGCTCAAAGCCCAGGTAGAGGACAACATCCGCGAAAGCCAAACCCGTTTGATCCTTCAGCCCCTCGCGGCGCAATTGATTGGCTACTTCGGTTCAGCGATCGCCGTCGCCCAGCAACTTCAATTGCTTTTAGTGCAGTTGCAGGCATTGCCAGCCAAGCAACACGGATATGGCGGTGGGAATCTCTTGAATCTATTTCGCCATCTCAAAGTAGATCTGACGGGCTACAACTTCTCCAGCATTCTAATTCGTCAGGCGCTGCTACATGACATCACGCTACGACAAACTAACTTTAGGCAGGCAGTTTTCCATCAATGTCTCTTTGCCAATACCTTTGGGGGCATCACCTGCGTGGCATTTAGCCCAGATGGGCAATACTTTGCCACCAGCGATACTAATGGCGATGTGACGATCTGGTCTGCAGTCAATTTGCATCCCATCGCCAGATGCCAAGGGCACAATTCCTGGGCCTGGTCGGTTGCCTTTCATCCCACGCAGGCAATAATCGCGAGTAGCTCCCAAGATCATACGATTCGCCTTTGGGATAGCAGCAACGGTCACTGCCTCAAGATTCTCCAGGGACATACCAGCATCACCACTGATACTATTTTTAGTCCTGACGGACGTTATCTAGCCAGCAGCAGTACCGACTCTACGATTAGATTATGGGAAGTTAAATCTGGTGAGTGCGTTCAAATTTTCAAGGGACATGGTGCATGTGTTTGGAGCGTTGTCTTTACACCTGATGGCGATCGCCTATGGAGTAGTGGTGAAGATAACTGCATTCGCAAGTGGGATATCCAAACTGGAGAATGTTTGCAAGTTTTAGAAGGTCATACGCAATGGATTATGGCGATCGCTCTCAGTGTTGATGGGAAGCTAATCGCTAGTGCCAGCATGGATGGCACCGTTAAGCTCTGGTGTGCCAGCACCGGCAACTGTTTGCATACCATGCACGGACATGCAGCCCCTGTGGTCAGCGTTGCTTTTAGCCCCGATGGACGTTCCCTCGCCAGCGCCAGCTACGATCTCAGCGTGCGATTGTGGGATGCTCGCAATGGGACGTGCACGCAGGTACTCAAAAAGCACGCTAATCGAGTTTGGTCTGTAAAATTTCATCCCAGTGGCACCATGCTGGCAAGTGGTGGAGATGACAATACCACGCGGTTTTGGAAGCCCCAAACCGGAGACTGCACCACTACGCTGCAAGGGCATAGCAATACTATTTACACGATCGCCCTGCATCCCAAACATCAAATCCTGGCAAGCGGGCATGAAGATCAAACCGTTCGGCTCTGGCAGTTGCCCCATAATCTATCTGAAACAACCCCGGAAGCGATCGAACCGTTTCAGACTTTGCGCGGTCATCAAAACCGCGTCCTGTCGATCGCTTTTAGTCCGGACGGAAAAACCCTTGCCAGCGGTAGTATCGATCGCACGATTAAACTTTGGAATCCTGAGAGCGAGCGGTGCCGACTGACTTTGCAAGGACACACCAGTTGGATCTGGGGTCTGGCTTTTCACCCCAGTGGCAATACCCTTGCCAGCGTTAGTTACGATCGCACCCTTAAACTTTGGGATACGACCGCAGGTCATTGCATTCAGACTCTGGAAGGCCACCTGGGATCGGCTCTCTCTGTCGCTTTTAGCCCTGACGGTCAATGGTTAGCCAGTGGCGGTTACGAACAAATCCTCAAACTATGGAGTGCTGAATCTGGCGAATGTCTGCGCACCTGGCACGCCCATGCCAACCGCATCTGGTCTGTAGCGTTCAGCCCTGATAGCCAATGGTTAGCCAGCGCCGGTGACGATCGTCAAGTGATGATTTGGGACGTGCAGACTGGGGAATGTCTCCAGGTGTTGAGCGGTCATCAACAACAGGTCTTAACCGTGCGTTTTAGTCCAAACGGTCGGCAATTGGTAAGTGGCAGTGCCGATCGCACGATTAAGCATTGGGATTTAGCCGCTGGTACGTGCCTTCAGACCCTCTCAGGACATCAAAACTGGGTATGGTCGGTGCTCTTTGCCTCATCAGATCTGTTGCTCAGCGCCAGTCAAGATGAAAGCATTCAATGTTGGAATTTACAAACGGGTCAAGCGCTACAACGTTTGGAAGTGCCTCGACCCTATACCGACATGGATATTACGGGTGCTACGGGATTAACCGACGCGCAACGCCAAACGCTAACTGTCTTGGGAGCCTGCGATCGCGAGAGTGTTCAGATTTTTGTGTAA